AAAAAGGATTTCGCAAATCATGGGCATCCCGAATGAACATGGTGAAGGCCTGCAAATCTTGAATTATAAAATCGGCCAGGAGTACAAGGCACATTTTGACTTTTTCTCGTCAAATGTCAGCAACCCAAGGATCAGCACCTTGGTCATGTATTTGAATGATGTCGAGCAGGGAGGAGAAACTTACTTCCCTAAACTGAATTTTGCGGTGTCCCCGCAAAAGGGCATGGCCGTTTATTTTGAATATTTCTATGACAACCAAGACTTGAACGACTTGACATTGCATGGCGGAGCCCCAGTCGTCATCGGTGACAAATGGGCAGCGACGCAGTGGATGAGAAGGAAAAGCGTGAAATAGAGAATGAAGAAGCATGGCGAACATGCTTCTTTTTTTATCGAATCCTGGACTCGTACAGGCTTTCACCAACATGATGCCCTCATTCTACTGCTGCTTCACCACTTCGATAATTACTCCATTCACTTTAATTCGCCTAGAAAAAACTGCCAAAATTTTTGTTTGACATGTATAATAATAGAACAAATTCGAAAGGGAGTTGATCTTCCATGGAACTTTGGAATATTTACGACCAATACAGGCATATGACGGATCGGGTTCATGAAAGAGGGCAAGAGATGAAGGCGGGGGATTATCACCTTGTGGTCCATGTCTGGATTGTGAATGATGATGGACAGTTTCTGATCCAAAGGAGGCAGCCTTGGAAAATCGGCTTCCCGAATATGTGGGACTGCTCGGCTGCAGGTTCTGCGGTCATGGGTGATGATAGTGAGCAGGCGGCCATCCGGGAGGTCAAGGAAGAGATTGGAATCGACCTGGACATCGAAAAGGGTGAACGGATTTTTACGGTGAGGTTTTCACAGGGTTTCGATGATATTTGGCTGGTCCGGCAAAATGTCGCGATTGAAGAGCTGCAACTCCAAGAAGAGGAAGTGGCTGAAGCGAGATGGGCAAGTGAAGAGGAAATAAAGGAAATGGTCAAAAAAGGTGAATTCATTCCGTTTAACTATTTCGATCAGTTATTTGAAATCATTCATTCAGGCATCAGTCTGAAGAAGGCATCCATTGAGGATGCAGAGGAACTTCTGGCTCTGCAGCGAGAAGTTTTCATGCCTTTGTATAAAAAATACAAGGACCATGAAACCAGCCCGGTGACCCAAACGATGGAGAGATTCATGGCTAGGTTCGAAAGGGGCACTTATTTTAAGATTCTCTTTGATGGTGAACTCGCAGGAAGCGTCTTAGTGTATGAAAAATCCCCTGGATTGATGAGGCTGCATATTATCAACATCCTGGAAAAACACCATAATAAAGGGATTGCCCAGGCCGTCATGAAACGGCTGGAAATCATGTACCCTGAAGCAGATGCATGGGAGCTGGATACCATACTTACTGAAAAGCGCAACTGCTACTTGTATGAAAAGATGGGCTATAAACAAACCGGGGAAGCCAAAGTCATCAATAAAGACCTGACGATTATCCGTTATCGTAAAGACTTCAACGTATCCAAAATTGTGAGTATCTAGGTAGCCATATACATACTTCAATACATCGAAAATGCCTGACTGAATTCAGTCAGGCATTTTTGCTTGTTTTAATTGCGCAAAATAATATAAATCAAATATACGATATAACCGGCTGCGAGGATGGCTCCCTCAACTTTTGAAATCTTGAACTTCGATCTTGAGAAAATCAGCAGGACAGCTGTCAGAATGATCATTAAGGCAATGTCGGTGAAGATTTTATCATTAACAGCCAGCGGTGATATGGTAGCTGATGTCCCCAGGACGAACAGGATGTTGAAGATATTGCTTCCGACAATATTGCCGAGTGCAATTTCGCTTTTCTTTTTCAGCGCGGCGGTAATGGATGTAATCAATTCTGGCAATGAGGTACCGACGGCCACAATCGTCAGGCCGACAAGAGTTTCACTCATCCCGAGGGAAAGAGCAATTTCCGTTGCGTTATCAACTACCAGGTCACCGCCAAAGATAATCGCAGCGAGCCCGGCAAGCGTAAAGAAAATATTCTTTCCCCAGGTTCCTCTGCCGGCATCTGCAGCCACGGACGATGCTGGTTCCCGATTATTCAAGGCAATTTCGATGATGTAATAAAGGAAAATCATAAAGAAGAGAAGCAGGATGATGCCTTCGCTTCTGCCAATTAAATTGATGTTTGCCATATCGAGTGCTATATCATTGGCCACTGCTGCCAGCGCTACGCTTGCCAGGAGGGTGAACGGTATTTCTTTCCGGATCGTCATCGTTTCCACAGCAAGCGGGTTGATCATGGCTGTGATTCCGACAACAAGCGTGATGTTGAAGATATTGCTCCCGATGACATTCCCGAGAGAAACCTCGCTGCTGCCCTCCATCGCGGCAATGATACTGACAGTGGCTTCTGGTGAACTTGTTCCGAAAGCGACAATCGTCAAACCAACCAACAGGGGAGGAACCCGGAGCAGTGTGGCAATTTTAGAAGAGCCTTCGACGAAATAATCCGCTCCCTTTATGAGTAAGGCAAAACCGATAGCTAAAAGGATATAAGTCAACTTCCCATCCCTCCACGAAAGATTATTGCTTACAACATAACAAAAAAAGAATCCAAATAAAAATTTTTATAGGTAAAACGCCAAAAAAGACGGCCCTCCTATTGGAGGAACCGTCTTCTTGCTTTTTAAAAATTATTTAATACCTTTCATGTATCCTTGAATCTTTGGAGACATGATGAACAGGATGATACCTAACACGATGGATGCTCCACCGATTGTACCAAAGTAAGCCATCTCTGTTTCAGCAGAGTAGAATTTAACGATTTGTGCGTTAATTGCTTGTGCTGCAGCACTTGCAAGGAACCAGAGGCTCATTGTTTGTGCAGAGAATGCAGCAGGTGCCAGCTTAGTTGTTGCTGAAAGACCAACAGGTGAGATCAGCAATTCACCGAATACGACGATCAGGTAGCTAAGTACAAGCCATAACGGGCTGACAAGTGCATCTGAACCTGTGAAGTATCCAGGAATCAGGATGACAAGGAATGAAAGACCAGCGAACATCAATGAGAATGAGAATTTCTTAGGAATAGATGGCTGGCGGTCCCCAAGCTTCACCCAGAATCCTGCGAAAATCGGTGCAAAGATAATGATGAATAATGGGTTCAATGACTGGAACCATGCTGGAGAAATGGAGATTCCAGCGAATTCTAATTGCGTACGCTTGTCCGCATAGTTTGCAAGGATAGTTGAACCTTGCTCCTGGATTGCCCAGAACATGACAGCAGCCAGGAATAAAGGAATATAAGCTAGAACGCGTGAACGTTCAACTTCTGTTGTTTTCGGGCTGCGGTACATGATGATAAAGTACGCAGTCGGAATTAAGATACCAAGGATTGTGACAAGGTTAATAAAGCTTTCGAATGTTAAAAGTCCAGCAGGAATTAAAATAGCACTTAAAATACCGATTGCGACAATTGCTATAGCAAAGATTGTGAAAGTTTTCTTCTTTTCAGAAGGTGAAAGCGGGTTTGGAACAGCTGTCCCAGCAAGACCAAGATTCTTTTTCTTTGTAAAAACAAAAACTAATAATCCAACGAACATACCGATTGCAGCAATGGCAAAGCCGTAATGGAAATTATAAGCATCAGAAACTGCTCCAACGATCAGTGGCGCAAGGAATGCACCAGCGTTGATGCCCATGTAGAAAATCGTGAAACCAGCATCGCGACGAGCGTCATTTTCGCTGTACATTTCACCAACGACAGTCGATACGTTAGGCTTCAATAGACCTGTACCGATTACAATTAGGATCATGGAGACAAAGAACATGGTTACGCTTCCAGGAATCGCTAGCGCAATATGTCCAAGCATGATCAGGACTCCACCGTAGAAAACAGCTCTAGAAGTACCGAAAATACGGTCAGCAAGCCATCCACCAATGACACCAGACATATATACTAGTGATCCGTAAATGGACATGATGGATAATGCGAGTGTTTCATCAAGGCCCAATCCGCCTTTTGAAACTTCATAATACATGTAGAATACGAGGATCGCTCTCATTCCATAGTAAGAAAAACGCTCCCAGAATTCTGTGAAGAAAAGAGTGAAAAGTCCCTTAGGATGTCCGAAGAATCCACTTTGCGGGACACTCTCCACAATTTTCTGCCTATTTAGGTTTGACATGGTTACCCCTCCCTATTTTTCTATCTTAGAATACTTTTTGATGTGTGAATTGTCAAAAACAATATTAGGAAGGAATATCCTAAAATGTTGATATATAAGGGTTTTTAGTGATTATCACACAAAAAGAAAGTGTATTAAAAATTATAAAAGTAATAAGAATTTATTAAATAATCAGGTAAATTAGTAAAAATCTACCATGGTGCACCAAGCCATATTTACCCCCTTTTACAGAATGACAAACCAGCAATTAAAATGAATATTTATTAGCCATTAGGGTATTCAAAGAATAACAGAATTTTAAAAAGGGAGGAAAAGATAGACGATGAAGAACAATTACGGCAAATTTGCCCTGATGGTGCTGACTTCCACGGTTATCATGTTCATTCTCATGTATTTGAATGCCTATAGTATTGATCATGTATTCTTCAGTGAAACAAGACTTTACATGGCCTTGATCATGGGCGGTGTGATGGCAATTGTCATGCTATCTTTCATGATGAAAATGTATACAAACAAGAAAGTGAACATCGGAATATTCGCCGGAAGCGCCTTGTTGATTGCGGTTTCGCTGTTCCTTGTACGCAGCCAGACAACTGTTGATGACGAATCTTGGATGAAAGCGATGATCCCGCACCACTCGATCGCCATCCTGACAAGTGAGCGTGCCGAAATCGAGGATCCTCGCGTGAGAAAACTTGCTGACGAGATTATCAAGGCACAGCGTAAAGAAATCGGCGAAATGAAGATGCTGATTAAGGACCTGGAAGAGAAGGAAGAAGACGAATAGGAATTTTCAAAAGAGACTAGTCCAAACATCTGGATTAGTCTCTTTTCTTGCGTCCAAAAAGGAAAACTTGCCAGTGGTGGAGAATTATCGAGAGAGTTGATAATTTTTAGGAGTGTATCAAATGAAGACGAAGTTAATTTTAGTAGAAGGGCTTCCTGGCTCAGGGAAATCGACAACCGCGAGATTAATTCATGAAATCCTCACCGAGAATGGGGTGGATGCCGATCTTTTCATGGAAGGGAACTTAGATCATCCGGCCGACTATGAGGGTGTGGCTCATTTTACACAAGAAGAGTTTGAAAATCTTCTAGAAGAGAGCGGCAGTCTCAGCACGATTATCGAGAAATGGGTAACTGTAAAGAGAGGGCGCCGTCTGCTGCCATATATGAAAATGAAGAATGAAATAGGCAATGGTCTTCCGGATGAATTGTGTGCCCCCATTTCCAAAAAAGATGTGTATGAACTGCCACTGGAAGAGAATATCGCAGTCATTTCGGAAAGCTGGGAAGAGTTTGCGAAACTGGCGTCTTCACAACATAAAGTCTATATTTTCGAATGCTGTTTTATTCAAAACCCTGTTACTGTGGGCATGGTCAAGTATGGAGCAGAAGCAGAAGTGACCATTGAATATGTAAACAAGCTGGCTGAGGCCGTAAAAGTCTTAAACCCTTTGCTAGTCTATGTAAGTCAGGAAGACATTGAAAAATCATTCCGCAAAGCAGTGGAGGAAAGGCCTGGTGACTGGTTTAATGGTTTTGTCCATTACTACACGTCTCAAGGGTACGGGCTTGCAAAAGAACTGAGCGGGCTGGATGGCACAATTGAAATACTCAAAGCAAGGCAGGAACTCGAGAAAAGCATTCTTAATCAACTTTCAATCCCTATGCATATCCTGAATAATTCACAATTCGACTTTGATAAGCATAGGGAAAACTTGAAAAATATTCTTA
This portion of the Mesobacillus sp. S13 genome encodes:
- a CDS encoding 2OG-Fe(II) oxygenase; amino-acid sequence: MDAVDLTVKEPTIFNHIGNKIKTEDREINIIAKIEEPLIVILGNVLSDEECDELMKLSKDKLQRSKIGNSREVDELRTSSSTFIEEAENDVVARVEKRISQIMGIPNEHGEGLQILNYKIGQEYKAHFDFFSSNVSNPRISTLVMYLNDVEQGGETYFPKLNFAVSPQKGMAVYFEYFYDNQDLNDLTLHGGAPVVIGDKWAATQWMRRKSVK
- a CDS encoding bifunctional NUDIX hydrolase family protein/GNAT family N-acetyltransferase; protein product: MELWNIYDQYRHMTDRVHERGQEMKAGDYHLVVHVWIVNDDGQFLIQRRQPWKIGFPNMWDCSAAGSAVMGDDSEQAAIREVKEEIGIDLDIEKGERIFTVRFSQGFDDIWLVRQNVAIEELQLQEEEVAEARWASEEEIKEMVKKGEFIPFNYFDQLFEIIHSGISLKKASIEDAEELLALQREVFMPLYKKYKDHETSPVTQTMERFMARFERGTYFKILFDGELAGSVLVYEKSPGLMRLHIINILEKHHNKGIAQAVMKRLEIMYPEADAWELDTILTEKRNCYLYEKMGYKQTGEAKVINKDLTIIRYRKDFNVSKIVSI
- a CDS encoding calcium/sodium antiporter; translated protein: MTYILLAIGFALLIKGADYFVEGSSKIATLLRVPPLLVGLTIVAFGTSSPEATVSIIAAMEGSSEVSLGNVIGSNIFNITLVVGITAMINPLAVETMTIRKEIPFTLLASVALAAVANDIALDMANINLIGRSEGIILLLFFMIFLYYIIEIALNNREPASSVAADAGRGTWGKNIFFTLAGLAAIIFGGDLVVDNATEIALSLGMSETLVGLTIVAVGTSLPELITSITAALKKKSEIALGNIVGSNIFNILFVLGTSATISPLAVNDKIFTDIALMIILTAVLLIFSRSKFKISKVEGAILAAGYIVYLIYIILRN
- a CDS encoding peptide MFS transporter; this encodes MSNLNRQKIVESVPQSGFFGHPKGLFTLFFTEFWERFSYYGMRAILVFYMYYEVSKGGLGLDETLALSIMSIYGSLVYMSGVIGGWLADRIFGTSRAVFYGGVLIMLGHIALAIPGSVTMFFVSMILIVIGTGLLKPNVSTVVGEMYSENDARRDAGFTIFYMGINAGAFLAPLIVGAVSDAYNFHYGFAIAAIGMFVGLLVFVFTKKKNLGLAGTAVPNPLSPSEKKKTFTIFAIAIVAIGILSAILIPAGLLTFESFINLVTILGILIPTAYFIIMYRSPKTTEVERSRVLAYIPLFLAAVMFWAIQEQGSTILANYADKRTQLEFAGISISPAWFQSLNPLFIIIFAPIFAGFWVKLGDRQPSIPKKFSFSLMFAGLSFLVILIPGYFTGSDALVSPLWLVLSYLIVVFGELLISPVGLSATTKLAPAAFSAQTMSLWFLASAAAQAINAQIVKFYSAETEMAYFGTIGGASIVLGIILFIMSPKIQGYMKGIK
- a CDS encoding DUF305 domain-containing protein, with amino-acid sequence MKNNYGKFALMVLTSTVIMFILMYLNAYSIDHVFFSETRLYMALIMGGVMAIVMLSFMMKMYTNKKVNIGIFAGSALLIAVSLFLVRSQTTVDDESWMKAMIPHHSIAILTSERAEIEDPRVRKLADEIIKAQRKEIGEMKMLIKDLEEKEEDE